From Acuticoccus sediminis, the proteins below share one genomic window:
- a CDS encoding GNAT family N-acetyltransferase, whose amino-acid sequence MSKSVTVRPIVASDEAEWRRLFEAYLVFYETTVPEAVYRTTFARLLGDDPWQPFGLIAEVAGKPVGLVHYLFHSHTWREERITYLQDLYADPEVRGAGIGRALIEAVYKAADDAGAPGVYWTTQHFNETARRLYDRIGQLTPFIKYQRPR is encoded by the coding sequence ATGTCGAAGAGCGTCACCGTCCGACCGATCGTTGCCTCCGACGAGGCGGAGTGGCGGCGCCTCTTCGAGGCCTATCTCGTCTTCTACGAGACGACGGTCCCCGAGGCGGTCTACCGGACGACGTTCGCGCGTCTCCTGGGGGACGACCCGTGGCAGCCGTTCGGACTGATCGCCGAGGTGGCCGGCAAGCCGGTGGGCCTCGTCCACTACCTCTTCCACAGCCACACCTGGCGTGAGGAGCGGATCACCTACCTGCAGGACCTTTATGCCGACCCCGAGGTGCGGGGCGCCGGGATCGGCCGCGCGCTGATCGAGGCGGTCTACAAGGCGGCGGACGACGCGGGGGCGCCGGGCGTCTACTGGACCACGCAGCACTTCAACGAGACCGCGCGCCGGCTCTACGACCGGATCGGCCAGCTCACCCCGTTCATCAAGTACCAGCGGCCCCGCTGA
- a CDS encoding isoprenylcysteine carboxyl methyltransferase family protein, whose translation MPEQSSGSAILYGFVAVAILFRLVSLAVSIRNEKALKAAGAVEYGAGNSKAIAIAHVGFYLAGLAEYLLRPVPFDVISGLGIILYAFGAAMLVVVMVLLGRFWTVKLIIAKDHDLVTHPLFQAVRHPNYYLNILPELIGYAVALHAWATLVVGLSIYAIPLITRIRQEERIMHDTFAQY comes from the coding sequence ATGCCCGAACAATCCAGCGGATCCGCGATCCTCTACGGCTTCGTCGCCGTCGCGATCCTCTTCCGCCTCGTCTCCCTCGCCGTCTCCATACGCAACGAGAAGGCGCTCAAGGCGGCCGGCGCGGTCGAGTACGGCGCCGGAAACTCCAAAGCGATCGCGATCGCCCATGTCGGATTCTACCTGGCGGGGCTGGCGGAATACCTCCTTCGCCCGGTCCCGTTCGACGTGATCTCCGGCCTCGGGATCATCCTCTACGCGTTCGGTGCGGCGATGCTGGTGGTCGTGATGGTGCTGCTCGGCCGCTTCTGGACGGTCAAGCTGATCATTGCGAAGGACCACGACCTCGTCACGCACCCGCTCTTCCAGGCGGTGCGCCACCCCAACTACTACCTCAACATCCTGCCGGAGCTGATCGGCTACGCGGTGGCGCTCCACGCCTGGGCGACGCTCGTCGTGGGGCTCTCCATCTACGCCATTCCGCTGATCACCCGCATCCGCCAGGAGGAGCGGATCATGCACGACACCTTCGCGCAGTACTGA
- a CDS encoding NUDIX hydrolase, with amino-acid sequence MTASASGQPVRPIPAVLAVMVRGDEVLLIQRANPPDAGLWGFPGGKVEFGEALLRAAERELLEETGVTGTAEQVIDAVDAYDIADDGTLRAHFTLIAVHCRWQAGEPAAADDALDARWVPLAELGRTLVLSRDVARIARRAASLTA; translated from the coding sequence ATGACGGCGTCCGCCAGCGGCCAGCCTGTGCGCCCCATCCCGGCGGTTCTCGCGGTGATGGTGCGGGGTGACGAGGTGCTCCTCATCCAGCGGGCCAACCCGCCGGACGCCGGGCTCTGGGGCTTTCCCGGCGGCAAGGTCGAGTTCGGCGAGGCGCTGTTGCGCGCCGCCGAACGGGAACTCCTCGAGGAGACGGGTGTCACCGGCACGGCGGAGCAGGTGATCGACGCCGTCGATGCCTACGACATCGCGGACGACGGCACCCTGCGGGCCCATTTCACCCTCATCGCGGTGCATTGCCGGTGGCAGGCCGGGGAGCCGGCCGCAGCGGACGATGCGCTCGACGCCCGCTGGGTCCCGCTTGCCGAGCTCGGCCGGACCCTCGTGCTCAGCCGCGACGTGGCGCGGATCGCGAGACGGGCAGCGTCGCTGACAGCCTGA
- a CDS encoding S8 family peptidase, which yields MAEPDNFDTRDRAHISIDVFRETAAYTFPSRNQERKPLRGDYAAHATQLLDQLAAALGTVPAAGADPRLSVQGLKSGTVVEVTTLPPAEGSRTKAVKVPAALEFPTQDVVILRSERNEDRTESALVFVPDDARAFLRNRIADYGRNPGNQRRPDVERFEVIEEVRAVEAVSLFTGEVDLAAPDILWWELWVRQPVALADRLVVAARNANIDVHGDRLIFPDTTVVFIHAAAAAVAAFAGRVPGAITEIRRATGTIEPFLDRGETGLGQHDWVEELAQRVSPPSPDAPVVCTLDTGVMAAHPLIAPGLRGAWAYDPDWGADDHQPHGGHGTPLAGLVLYGDLEPLMNNARPVELTHGAESMKLLPPGGFPPTKPPSYGVVTQGAVSSVEIERPDVVRSFCIATSATDFPPSRPSTWSGAIDQIAAGAMPGEADDAVPAAERPKRLIVVATGNVSGGMAVDVLPSQPLEDPSQSWNALTIGGFTRKEQPPAPPPVLQAAVPANHRSPFSRGSQSLPDDLTPIKPEVLFEAGNMMSDATGFCGWDPAVSLLSAGSDVATEPLVPFWATSAAAGMAGNFIGRLQAARPDLWAETHRALTVDSARWPEPIRKGFIGTGAHWKTGKAATKAKKQGMLREFGYGVPDIERAILSARNDATLVAQAEIQPFAIGADGRTGVFNEMHFYDLPWPKAALEALENEIVTMKVTLSYFIEPNLAGKAATRPDTYRSFGLRFDMKKRTETAARFRSRISASQAKDGTEADGEASCWLLGPKAIQAGSLHCDLWRGRAIELAGHDAIAVYPVGGWWKSHVGQKRVADKARYALVISISAPGQAVDLYSEISTLVENKEIEVLLG from the coding sequence ATGGCGGAGCCCGATAATTTCGACACGAGAGACCGTGCGCATATCTCGATCGATGTCTTTCGTGAGACCGCGGCGTATACCTTTCCCTCACGCAATCAGGAACGCAAACCCCTCCGCGGCGACTATGCGGCGCATGCGACGCAGCTCCTCGACCAGCTCGCAGCAGCGCTGGGGACGGTTCCGGCTGCCGGCGCCGACCCGCGCCTGTCCGTACAGGGGCTGAAATCCGGTACTGTCGTGGAGGTCACGACGCTGCCACCGGCGGAAGGCTCGCGGACCAAGGCTGTGAAGGTGCCCGCGGCGCTGGAATTTCCCACACAGGACGTTGTGATTCTGCGATCGGAGCGTAACGAGGACCGCACCGAAAGCGCCTTGGTGTTCGTGCCGGACGATGCACGCGCCTTCCTGCGCAATCGCATCGCTGACTATGGACGCAATCCCGGCAATCAGAGACGCCCCGACGTCGAGCGGTTCGAGGTTATCGAGGAAGTCAGGGCGGTCGAAGCCGTATCGCTGTTCACCGGCGAGGTGGATCTGGCCGCGCCCGACATCCTCTGGTGGGAGCTGTGGGTTCGCCAGCCGGTCGCACTGGCAGATCGCCTGGTGGTGGCGGCCCGTAACGCAAACATCGATGTGCACGGCGATCGCCTGATCTTTCCCGATACGACGGTCGTCTTCATTCATGCAGCCGCTGCGGCAGTGGCGGCGTTTGCGGGGCGCGTGCCGGGCGCCATCACCGAAATTCGCCGCGCGACGGGAACGATCGAGCCTTTCCTCGACCGTGGGGAGACCGGTCTTGGACAGCATGACTGGGTGGAGGAGTTGGCGCAGCGCGTGAGCCCGCCGTCTCCTGATGCTCCCGTGGTCTGTACGCTCGACACGGGTGTCATGGCGGCTCATCCGTTGATTGCGCCCGGCCTGCGCGGCGCCTGGGCTTATGATCCGGACTGGGGTGCGGACGATCACCAGCCGCACGGCGGTCACGGCACGCCGCTTGCGGGGCTGGTCCTTTATGGCGACCTCGAACCGTTGATGAACAATGCGCGCCCTGTCGAACTTACCCATGGCGCGGAATCCATGAAGCTGCTGCCGCCCGGCGGGTTTCCGCCAACAAAGCCGCCCAGCTACGGCGTGGTGACCCAGGGCGCTGTCAGTTCGGTCGAGATCGAGCGCCCTGATGTGGTGCGCAGCTTTTGCATCGCGACGTCCGCCACCGATTTTCCTCCAAGCCGGCCATCGACTTGGAGCGGCGCGATCGACCAGATCGCGGCGGGTGCCATGCCAGGCGAGGCTGACGACGCCGTCCCGGCGGCCGAGCGCCCCAAGAGGCTGATCGTCGTCGCCACCGGAAACGTCTCCGGGGGCATGGCCGTCGACGTCCTGCCATCGCAGCCGTTGGAAGACCCGTCACAGAGCTGGAACGCCCTGACCATTGGGGGCTTCACGCGCAAGGAGCAGCCGCCGGCACCGCCGCCTGTGTTGCAGGCCGCGGTCCCGGCCAATCACCGCAGCCCCTTCAGTCGTGGCTCACAGTCGCTGCCCGACGACCTGACGCCGATCAAGCCGGAAGTGTTGTTCGAGGCCGGCAACATGATGTCGGACGCGACCGGCTTCTGCGGCTGGGACCCGGCCGTCTCCCTCCTGTCGGCCGGCTCCGATGTCGCGACTGAACCGCTCGTCCCGTTCTGGGCAACGAGCGCGGCCGCCGGCATGGCCGGAAACTTCATCGGCCGCCTGCAAGCGGCTCGGCCCGACCTCTGGGCGGAGACGCATCGCGCATTGACCGTGGATTCTGCCCGATGGCCCGAACCGATACGAAAAGGGTTCATCGGCACCGGAGCCCACTGGAAGACCGGTAAAGCGGCCACCAAGGCCAAGAAGCAGGGGATGCTTCGCGAGTTCGGCTACGGCGTGCCGGACATCGAGCGAGCGATCCTTTCGGCGCGCAATGACGCCACGCTCGTCGCCCAAGCCGAGATTCAGCCCTTCGCGATCGGAGCTGACGGCCGGACCGGCGTGTTCAATGAGATGCATTTCTACGATCTGCCTTGGCCGAAAGCAGCGTTGGAGGCGCTCGAAAACGAGATTGTCACGATGAAGGTGACCTTGTCGTATTTCATCGAGCCGAACTTGGCGGGCAAGGCGGCGACCCGACCGGACACATATCGTTCCTTCGGGCTGCGGTTTGACATGAAGAAGCGCACCGAGACGGCTGCCCGCTTTCGTAGCCGGATTTCCGCGAGCCAGGCCAAGGACGGCACCGAAGCCGATGGCGAGGCCAGTTGCTGGCTTCTGGGCCCAAAAGCAATCCAGGCGGGCTCGCTGCACTGCGACCTCTGGCGCGGTAGGGCGATCGAACTGGCAGGGCACGACGCGATCGCGGTCTATCCGGTCGGTGGATGGTGGAAGTCGCATGTTGGCCAAAAGCGGGTGGCTGACAAAGCGAGGTACGCTCTGGTCATCTCGATCTCCGCTCCCGGTCAGGCTGTCGATCTCTACAGTGAGATCAGCACGCTTGTTGAGAACAAGGAGATCGAGGTCTTGCTCGGCTGA
- a CDS encoding AAA family ATPase, whose translation MSTKQILALLNSHIDGDEDQLLSIALQIAAQEARQGRPEDAEKLKRLVQKARDQRGTGKPAGGQTPIPLARPRGELQGLVESAYPKLALSSMVLSDEIAKRLGRVVRQQQERATLREHGQTPATHMLLVGPPGTGKTMTASALAGELRLPLFTVRLESLFSRFFGETAGKLRLLFDQIAQTRGVYLLDEFDAIGSRRGDPNDVGEIRRVLNSVLAFMEEPNSTDSLVLAATNHVEILDEALARRFDEVVEYTLPDAASARAILERRLGKFKFASKAWPGIESVLEGLSQGELVRAADAVVKDAILEGASKVSPDALRDALENRQTLKGKFRRQPGR comes from the coding sequence ATGTCGACTAAGCAAATTCTCGCACTCCTGAACTCGCACATCGACGGGGATGAGGACCAGCTCCTGTCGATCGCCTTGCAGATCGCCGCTCAGGAAGCTCGTCAGGGCCGTCCGGAAGACGCTGAGAAGCTGAAACGGCTTGTCCAAAAAGCGCGTGATCAGCGAGGGACCGGCAAACCGGCCGGTGGGCAGACCCCGATCCCGCTCGCCCGGCCGCGCGGCGAATTGCAGGGCCTCGTCGAGAGCGCCTATCCCAAGCTTGCGCTCTCGAGCATGGTGCTCTCCGACGAGATCGCCAAGCGGCTGGGGCGCGTTGTCCGCCAGCAGCAGGAGCGTGCGACCCTGCGCGAGCACGGACAGACCCCCGCCACGCACATGCTCCTGGTTGGGCCGCCCGGCACGGGCAAGACCATGACGGCCTCGGCCTTGGCCGGCGAATTGCGGCTTCCGCTGTTCACGGTACGGCTCGAATCGCTGTTCAGCCGGTTTTTCGGCGAGACCGCAGGCAAGCTGCGCCTGCTCTTCGACCAGATAGCGCAGACGCGCGGCGTCTATCTGCTTGATGAGTTCGACGCGATCGGCTCTCGCCGAGGCGACCCGAACGATGTCGGCGAAATACGACGGGTTCTGAATTCGGTGCTGGCCTTCATGGAGGAGCCGAACTCAACCGACAGTCTCGTGCTGGCCGCGACCAATCATGTCGAGATCCTGGACGAAGCCTTAGCGCGCCGATTCGACGAAGTGGTCGAATATACATTGCCGGACGCGGCGTCAGCGCGGGCCATCCTTGAACGCCGGCTTGGCAAATTCAAGTTCGCGTCGAAGGCGTGGCCCGGCATTGAAAGCGTACTAGAAGGGCTGAGTCAGGGCGAACTAGTCCGCGCGGCCGATGCCGTCGTCAAGGACGCCATTCTGGAAGGTGCCTCGAAGGTATCGCCCGATGCCTTGCGCGACGCGCTCGAAAATCGACAGACTTTGAAGGGCAAGTTCCGTCGCCAACCCGGCCGTTAG
- a CDS encoding ImuA family protein: MRPEPAIESLRAQIEKIEGRGRRVKSVLPFGIADIDSRLPGGGLTLGALHEIAGGGNGAVDGAAAALFAAGVAARTRGKVLWVITRPDLFAPALAQAGLAPDRVIYVEAGNDKTVLACVEEGLRHGGLGAVVGEVARLDMTASRRLQLCAEGSGTIGIALRRWRRQTEASDFGQPTAAATRWRVSVMPSAALPVPGVGRHRWLLELIRARAGESADFEVEACDDSGRLALPAELVHRPASAEGWRRGASG; the protein is encoded by the coding sequence TTGCGGCCCGAGCCCGCCATAGAGTCATTGCGCGCACAGATCGAGAAGATCGAAGGCAGAGGCCGGCGCGTGAAATCGGTGCTTCCGTTCGGGATCGCCGACATCGACTCGCGCCTTCCAGGCGGAGGCCTGACGCTCGGCGCGCTCCACGAGATCGCCGGCGGCGGTAACGGCGCGGTCGATGGCGCGGCGGCGGCACTCTTTGCTGCCGGGGTCGCCGCGCGAACCAGGGGCAAGGTCCTTTGGGTCATCACGCGGCCCGATCTCTTCGCACCAGCGCTGGCCCAGGCAGGCCTCGCGCCTGACCGCGTGATCTACGTCGAGGCCGGCAACGACAAGACCGTGCTCGCCTGTGTCGAGGAAGGTCTCCGTCACGGCGGGCTCGGTGCGGTCGTCGGCGAAGTGGCGCGGCTCGACATGACCGCATCGCGGAGGCTTCAGCTTTGCGCGGAGGGAAGCGGCACGATCGGCATCGCATTGCGCCGTTGGCGCCGCCAGACCGAGGCCTCCGATTTCGGTCAGCCTACGGCCGCCGCTACGCGATGGCGCGTCTCCGTCATGCCCTCGGCCGCATTGCCCGTTCCCGGCGTCGGCCGCCACCGCTGGCTTCTGGAGCTGATCCGCGCCCGGGCGGGCGAAAGTGCAGATTTTGAAGTGGAGGCGTGTGATGACTCGGGTCGTCTCGCTCTTCCTGCCGAGCTGGTCCACCGACCGGCTTCGGCGGAAGGCTGGCGACGCGGCGCCTCCGGCTGA
- a CDS encoding DUF6504 family protein, with product MTRVVSLFLPSWSTDRLRRKAGDAAPPAEAPLALIGRDGRKQVVLAADAAAQAAGVCVGMAATKARVLVQGLIVHDHDAIADAQALDRLALWMLQRYAPIVTADPPEGLVIDSTGADHLHGGEDAMLAGLIDRLAASGVHARAAIADTWGAAHALARYAAKPALVAPAGHGSAVLAGLPLAALRLPADMVAALHVLGFERIGDLLAQPRAPLTLRFGPQLGRRIDQALGALSEPIDPIRPDELIEVKRNFAEPIGAAETIARYIGKLVVQLCAELEAKGLGAKRLDLICRRVDNRLQAVRVGTAMPVRDVRRLTRLLTDKIETIEPGFGIEILSLTATLAEPLSEKQTLTAMVDDRVPDVSDLVDTLINRVGERSLYRAAPIATEVPERSVRRIAPMAPDTGATWPGHWPRPSRLLASPEPIETMALLPDHPPVAFTWRGIRRRVRHADGPERIRGEWWRRDAELTAVRDYFRVEDDAGERYWIFRSGDGEDPNSVSQRWFLHGVFG from the coding sequence ATGACTCGGGTCGTCTCGCTCTTCCTGCCGAGCTGGTCCACCGACCGGCTTCGGCGGAAGGCTGGCGACGCGGCGCCTCCGGCTGAGGCACCGCTCGCTCTGATAGGCCGTGACGGAAGAAAGCAGGTGGTGCTGGCGGCGGACGCCGCGGCCCAGGCTGCCGGTGTGTGCGTTGGAATGGCGGCGACGAAGGCGCGCGTCCTCGTCCAGGGCCTGATTGTTCACGATCATGACGCGATCGCAGACGCCCAGGCGCTCGACCGCCTCGCGCTGTGGATGCTCCAACGCTACGCGCCGATCGTCACCGCCGACCCTCCGGAGGGCTTGGTGATCGATTCTACCGGCGCCGATCATCTCCATGGTGGCGAGGACGCCATGCTCGCCGGGCTGATCGACCGGCTTGCCGCATCCGGCGTACACGCGCGAGCCGCGATCGCCGACACCTGGGGCGCGGCGCACGCTTTGGCTCGCTACGCCGCCAAGCCTGCGCTGGTTGCACCGGCAGGCCATGGCAGCGCGGTCCTGGCGGGCCTGCCGCTCGCGGCCCTTCGTTTGCCCGCCGACATGGTCGCGGCGCTCCATGTCCTCGGCTTCGAGCGCATCGGCGATCTCCTTGCGCAGCCGCGCGCGCCGCTCACCCTACGCTTCGGGCCGCAGCTCGGCCGGCGCATCGATCAGGCGCTGGGGGCGCTCAGCGAGCCGATCGACCCGATCCGGCCCGACGAGCTGATCGAGGTGAAACGCAATTTCGCCGAACCCATCGGCGCGGCCGAGACCATCGCCCGCTACATCGGCAAGCTGGTCGTGCAGCTCTGCGCCGAGCTGGAGGCGAAGGGGCTCGGCGCCAAGCGCCTCGATCTGATCTGTCGCCGCGTCGACAATCGGCTGCAGGCCGTCCGCGTCGGCACAGCTATGCCCGTGCGCGACGTGAGGCGCCTCACGCGGCTTCTGACCGACAAGATCGAGACGATCGAGCCCGGCTTCGGCATCGAGATCCTCAGCCTGACCGCGACGCTGGCCGAACCGCTCTCCGAAAAGCAAACCCTGACGGCGATGGTCGACGACCGAGTGCCGGACGTGTCCGACCTAGTCGACACGCTCATCAATCGGGTCGGCGAGCGCAGCCTCTACCGTGCCGCGCCGATCGCGACCGAGGTGCCGGAGCGCTCGGTGCGCCGGATCGCGCCGATGGCGCCGGACACAGGCGCGACCTGGCCGGGCCATTGGCCGCGGCCTTCGCGGCTGCTCGCATCGCCGGAGCCGATCGAGACGATGGCGCTGCTGCCGGATCATCCGCCGGTCGCCTTCACCTGGCGCGGTATCCGGCGACGCGTCCGTCACGCGGATGGGCCCGAACGCATCAGGGGTGAATGGTGGCGGCGCGATGCCGAGCTGACAGCCGTGCGCGACTATTTCCGCGTCGAGGACGATGCCGGCGAGCGCTACTGGATCTTCCGCTCGGGCGATGGAGAGGACCCCAATAGCGTCTCCCAGCGCTGGTTCCTGCACGGGGTGTTCGGATGA
- a CDS encoding error-prone DNA polymerase, protein MTSPSRYAELQVTSHFSFLRGASSCEELFARAAIQGIEAVAVVDRNSLAGIVRAFEAAKTTGVRLIVGCRLDLADGASILVYPTDRAAYGRLCRLLSLGKKRGGKGKCILEWADVVAYSDGLIGVLVPDEADETCGLRLRRLRDAFGDRAYLALTLRRRPNDQLRIHELSNMAAQIRVPTVVTNDVLYHAPDRRILQDVVTCIRHGIPIDELRDRREYGDRYLKPPQEMHRLFPRNPEAVARTVEIAARCRFDLKELAYQYPEERDDPTLTPQETLEKLTWEGAEARYPEGVPDSVRASLQHELRLIEKLQYAPYFLTVNSIVRFARSKDILCQGRGSAANSAVCYVLGITSIDPGRNDLLFERFVSEERREPPDIDVDFEHERREIVMQWVFDTYGRDRAALCSTVIRYRTKGAMRDVGKALGLTEDLIKTLSGQVWGWSEGVEEKHVEALNLNLGDRRLRLALDLARQLMGAPRHLSQHPGGFVLTHDRLDELVPIEPAAMVDRQVIEWDKDDIDALRFMKVDVLALGMLSCMKHGLDMLADHKGINLDLATIPAEDPRTYAMIRRADTLGTFQIESRAQMSMLPRLKPRTFYDLVVQVAIVRPGPIQGDMVHPYLRRREGLEPVVFPKPELEKVLGKTLGVPLFQEQAMRVAIECAGFTPGEADMLRKSMATFKFTGGVSSFKEKLIKGMVGNGYERDFAEATFKQLEGFGSYGFPESHAASFALIAYASAWLKCWHPDVFCAALLNAQPMGFYAPAQIVRDASEHGVDIRPVCANASRWDCTLEPTDDDGRFAVRLGLRMVKGLANAHGAAIVGARADQPFASIDDLWRRAGVPSAALVQLAEADAFRPALGLARREALWAIKALRDEPLPLFAAASAREAEVVPEVNEPAIALRPMTAGSEVVEDYGHVGLTLRSHPLSFLREDLRRRRIVSCAEAMATRDGRWLEAAGIVLVRQRPGSAKGVMFITLEDETGIANLVVWAKVFEANRRAVLSASMMAVRGRIQREGDVVHLVAQRISDLSADLASVGSRDAAFPLPHGRGDQARNGGVGPDPRELPPKGLRTRDIYIPDLHIDTIKVKARNFH, encoded by the coding sequence ATGACCAGCCCGTCCCGCTACGCCGAGCTTCAGGTCACCTCGCATTTCTCGTTTCTGCGCGGTGCATCGTCTTGCGAGGAATTATTCGCCCGGGCCGCGATCCAGGGCATCGAGGCGGTCGCCGTCGTCGATCGCAACTCGCTCGCCGGTATCGTACGCGCCTTCGAGGCCGCGAAGACGACCGGCGTGCGGCTTATCGTCGGCTGTCGTCTCGATCTCGCCGATGGCGCCTCGATCCTGGTCTATCCGACCGATCGCGCCGCCTATGGCCGGCTTTGTCGGTTGCTCTCCCTCGGCAAGAAGCGCGGCGGCAAGGGGAAGTGCATCCTCGAATGGGCAGATGTCGTCGCGTACAGCGACGGCCTGATCGGCGTTCTCGTTCCCGATGAGGCCGATGAAACCTGTGGCTTGCGCCTGCGTCGGCTGCGCGATGCGTTCGGCGACCGGGCCTACCTCGCGCTGACGCTGCGCCGCCGGCCCAACGATCAGCTCCGCATCCACGAGCTGTCGAACATGGCCGCGCAGATCCGCGTGCCGACCGTCGTCACCAACGACGTGCTCTACCACGCGCCCGACCGCCGCATCCTGCAGGACGTGGTGACCTGCATCCGCCATGGCATCCCGATCGACGAGCTGCGCGACCGGCGCGAGTACGGCGACCGCTATTTGAAGCCGCCGCAGGAAATGCATCGGCTGTTTCCCCGCAATCCCGAGGCGGTCGCCCGCACGGTCGAGATCGCGGCGCGCTGCCGCTTCGACCTCAAGGAGCTCGCCTACCAATATCCGGAGGAGCGCGACGACCCGACGCTCACCCCACAGGAGACACTGGAGAAGCTCACCTGGGAAGGCGCTGAAGCGCGCTACCCCGAGGGCGTCCCGGACAGCGTGCGGGCGTCGTTGCAGCACGAGCTCCGCCTGATCGAGAAGCTGCAATATGCGCCATACTTCCTGACGGTGAACAGCATCGTCCGCTTCGCCCGCTCGAAGGACATCCTCTGCCAGGGGCGCGGCTCGGCCGCCAACTCTGCCGTCTGCTACGTGCTCGGCATCACCTCAATCGATCCCGGTCGCAACGACCTCCTGTTCGAGAGGTTCGTGAGCGAGGAACGACGCGAGCCGCCCGACATCGACGTCGATTTCGAACACGAGCGCCGCGAGATCGTCATGCAGTGGGTGTTCGACACCTATGGCCGGGACCGCGCCGCGCTGTGCTCGACGGTCATCCGCTATCGCACCAAGGGCGCGATGCGCGACGTCGGCAAGGCGCTCGGCCTGACCGAGGATCTGATCAAGACGCTCTCGGGCCAGGTCTGGGGCTGGTCGGAAGGCGTCGAGGAGAAGCACGTCGAGGCGCTCAACCTCAATCTCGGCGATCGGCGCCTGCGCCTGGCGCTCGATCTCGCACGCCAGCTCATGGGCGCGCCGCGCCATCTGTCGCAGCACCCTGGTGGATTTGTTCTCACACACGACCGGCTCGATGAGCTGGTGCCGATCGAGCCCGCCGCGATGGTGGACCGCCAGGTGATCGAATGGGACAAGGATGACATCGACGCCTTGCGCTTCATGAAGGTCGACGTTTTGGCCTTGGGGATGTTGAGCTGCATGAAGCACGGCCTCGACATGCTCGCCGACCACAAAGGCATCAATCTCGACCTCGCTACGATCCCGGCCGAGGACCCGCGCACCTACGCGATGATCAGGCGGGCCGATACGCTCGGCACCTTCCAGATCGAATCCCGCGCGCAGATGTCGATGCTGCCGAGGCTGAAACCGCGGACCTTCTACGACCTCGTGGTGCAGGTCGCGATCGTCAGGCCCGGACCAATCCAGGGCGACATGGTGCATCCTTATCTGCGTCGGCGCGAAGGCCTGGAGCCCGTCGTCTTCCCTAAGCCAGAACTGGAGAAGGTGCTGGGAAAGACCCTGGGCGTGCCGCTCTTTCAGGAGCAGGCCATGCGCGTCGCCATCGAGTGCGCCGGCTTCACCCCCGGCGAGGCCGACATGCTCCGAAAGTCGATGGCTACCTTCAAGTTCACCGGCGGTGTTTCCAGCTTCAAGGAGAAGCTGATCAAGGGGATGGTCGGCAACGGCTATGAGCGCGATTTCGCGGAGGCGACGTTCAAGCAGCTCGAAGGCTTCGGCTCTTACGGATTTCCGGAATCGCACGCAGCCTCTTTTGCGCTGATCGCCTATGCCAGCGCCTGGCTGAAATGCTGGCATCCCGATGTCTTCTGCGCCGCGCTGCTCAACGCCCAGCCCATGGGCTTTTATGCCCCGGCGCAGATCGTCCGCGATGCGTCGGAGCATGGCGTCGACATCCGGCCCGTTTGCGCCAATGCCTCGCGCTGGGACTGCACGCTGGAGCCGACGGACGACGACGGCCGCTTTGCCGTGCGCCTCGGCCTGCGCATGGTCAAAGGTCTCGCCAACGCGCACGGAGCGGCGATCGTCGGCGCGCGGGCCGATCAGCCCTTCGCCTCGATCGACGATCTCTGGCGTCGCGCAGGAGTGCCATCCGCTGCCTTGGTCCAGCTCGCCGAGGCTGACGCCTTCCGTCCCGCGCTGGGGCTCGCCCGCCGCGAGGCGTTATGGGCAATCAAGGCCCTGCGCGACGAGCCGCTTCCGCTATTCGCGGCCGCGTCCGCCCGTGAGGCGGAGGTCGTGCCCGAGGTGAACGAGCCCGCCATCGCGCTGCGGCCCATGACGGCGGGCAGCGAGGTGGTTGAGGACTATGGCCATGTCGGGCTGACGCTCCGATCCCATCCGTTGAGCTTCCTGCGCGAGGATCTGCGCCGCCGGCGGATCGTCTCCTGTGCCGAGGCCATGGCGACCCGTGACGGGCGTTGGCTGGAGGCGGCCGGCATCGTCCTGGTCCGCCAGCGCCCGGGCAGCGCCAAAGGCGTGATGTTCATCACTCTGGAAGATGAGACGGGCATCGCCAATCTCGTGGTCTGGGCAAAGGTGTTCGAGGCGAACCGCCGCGCCGTACTGTCGGCCAGCATGATGGCGGTTCGCGGCCGCATCCAGCGCGAGGGCGATGTCGTCCACCTGGTCGCCCAGCGCATCAGCGACCTCTCGGCCGACCTCGCTAGCGTCGGCAGCCGCGACGCAGCGTTCCCGCTGCCCCACGGCCGCGGCGACCAGGCCCGCAACGGCGGCGTCGGTCCCGATCCGCGCGAGCTGCCGCCCAAGGGGCTGCGCACCCGCGACATCTACATCCCCGACCTGCATATCGACACGATCAAGGTGAAGGCGCGGAATTTTCATTAG